TCGAGGCCCGATCAAAAAGCTTACTGGCACGTGTTTCCAGCGTTTCATCTCGTGCAATTTtgctactcactccgatccatattacttgtcttaaaattgttcaaatatggatgtatctatgtttaaaaagcgtctagatacatgtaacatttttgacaagtaatatgatcggagggagtataaactTTGTTTTAGTGTCAGAGTGCAACGCGCAGTGCATGTGGAATGGATGTTTGTTTAGGTTCCGCATGGACGGCACGATGGTAGGTTAAACTTCTTAATTAGTGATATGATTGAACTTACTTTGAAGACATAAGAAGATGCGTACATcataaaataaatttatttatgtatgaACTATACTATGATTTGAAATTTCTTCATGGGTATCGAAAACTACAcgcattcatgcatgcacaaaGGAAAGATCACAGGCcgtcgcaaaaaaaaggaagatcaCAGGGAACGATTGCGCGGTAATCTTTCATAGTTTTTGTGGACCCTACAGCTCGTCCAATCAGGGCATTCAGGCAATAACCTCTTTTTCTTTACTTCCAGACTACTCATATACTAGCTAGCTTTCACATCTTTTCTTGAGGTACCTTTCACATCTATCCGATCGCGAGTAAACATATTTTCCTAACCGCATGAACAACAAAAAGAATCGTACGGCAAATACTGAACGGGGAAGTGGCGGACTTatcaaaagtttttttttagcgggCGGACTTGTCAAAAGTTAGCCGTGCATGTGCGTGGGCGCATGGCCTACAACTGTTCAATCTCTGGTTATTTTCCCCGGACGTTTTCTTCCGACACATAACCAAACCCCTCCTGATATGGCGTCACCGTGTGACAAAGTTAACGACGTGTCTACATGCAATTGCGCACCAAACTCTTCCACTCGACCTTACCTTTTCTCAAGTACTGCACGCCCAAGCACTTCGATCCCACGAGCACTGTAGATGCCTAGCTAGAAACCCAAAATGCGTAACGAAGGCGAGCAGATGGTGTTGCCGTTTCCAGCCGATGGTGCCGCATATGCCTTCGATCTCCGTCCCCACTCCGACGTATCACTAATTAATTCACTATTCACCCGATCACCGAAGGCAATTGTGGACCGCATTGTGGGTTGACAAGTAGCATGAGCAACCGTCCGATGCATATTTGGGTAACATGCCTCGTTATCGGGCCTTGCTTTCGAAGTTTATCAGGAGGTTTGCAAAAGTTTTCTTGTCTGAAGAGGGGGGTTGGCATAACGGACAAGAGAAAACGTTCGTGCaacttagctagctagcgcttCGTGCAAAAGAAAGATGATTCTGTCTCATTGCTTGTTAGTGAGCAGCAATGGAGATCGCCATCCAAGTTCCGGGGACACGTGTTCCCAAGATGAAGATGCAGAATAGAATTACTACTGCGGATGCAAGAGAGAGACGGACCGAACGCACCTAGCTAGCTTTCGTGGCAAACAAATTAATCGAGCCGCTGCAACTTTGTTCTGTACCAACTATGCTGAACGTGGTGGATGGGTGATCTCATCAGAATGTTTATCGATTAGGCAGGCGTTTCATGGAACCGCCGCCGTTTCCCCTTAATTGCCGGAGCGAAGGGCACGTCGCGCGATGCTTGGAGGCTTCTCGTAGCCATAGCTGGCATGGAACGTCGGGTAACCCGCGGGCGAACCTGAAGCGCGCGTACCGGCCGATTCCGCTGCGATACACAGTGCCACCCCACCAGATTGTGAGATTCCCCCTAGCTAGATCATCATTCATATCCACGTTGCCCGTTCCCCCTAGCAGCTGCGCGCGCCCCTCCCTTCCCACCTGTCAATCTCGCGCACCGCCGAGACGTGTCCCCGGCTCGATTCGGCACACGCCGTGGAATTCAGGTTTTGCATTGCGCGgagcaaattaattaagctcgATCGTCCCCGGTAGCCGCCCGGTACAGCTAGAGAGATGCCGCTCTGCGCATGCCAGCGCCGAGCGCGGTGCGGATGGCAACAACGCCGGCCAGCTTGCATATTAGCCATTGTGTTTGGAAGGTGCTGCGTATAGCTTGGGCCGTTCTGTTCTGGGCGCTAATGAGGGCATTTGTCTTGTGCGCATCGCGTTACAGACCTTCGcatcgcatggccatgctgcTCCGTGCATTGTTGATTTTGGACGGAACACCTGTCATGCAAACAGAAAGCATGTTCCTGGATTTACGAATCGATATATAGACTGATGATCATTATCTCCGCAGCTAATTCGCGGCAAGAACGTTTAGCTTGTGTAGATGCTCTACGCAGGTCCGTGCCGCGTCAACATCAGGTTTGAATGTCAGACAAGGAAAGGGAGGATAATTGTTGCCACAAAAGGCGGCACCGACGCGTTCATAATCAGGTCTCGGAACTTGCAAGCATCTACGCCATACGTCGCCTGTTCAAGTCAGGAACGCAGCTAACCAGTTTGGTGCTTTTCTTTAGGTTCAGAATTTTTCCTTGTACCTGCTAACACATTAGctgtgtctttttttttccgattaAAGGAGCTCAGCCCCTGATTATTGAAACCGCAAATATAGGTTAAAACGTTGGCATGTCCTTCTCGAAAAAACACATTGTCTAGgaattgctattcacagctCGATCGTTTACCTAAAATTGAAACGCTGCTAGGTCTACAAGTGCACTCTTTTGAAAGTGTGCAACTTTATTGAAATGTTAGTTTTAAGTTCCTAGATGCACTATGTTTGGAGTGTCTTGGAGACGGGGAAATGGTTGCATATTGATCCTAAGGCTTACCAATCGCATcatttttaaagaaaaatagtGACTTCAAAGGTTCAAATATACTCattccattccaaaacacaactcatatagatttttctcatttgttccacaacaCACCTCAATCCAGTATGAATGGTCAGTCACTAACTAGAAACAAGAGCTGctttggtccaagtgcacaaatctatatgagttgtgttttggaacggagagagtacgtTGTTAGTGCGACGGACCTAGTCAATTCTCAACAGAAGGCTCAAGGCACATTTCTACAATCTTGCACGGTGGTTTTGTAATGTCTCCACAAGGATTACACAAGTACATAAAAAATAGTTTAAATGAGGTCTCATAATATAAAATTTACAGTGTTGCTGAAATGACAGACCGATTTTATTAATTTGTTGTTTGGGTCTTGGCATACCGGTTGTACTCAGCCCCTGACTTCTTCTTTCCTCCAACGAGGGAGCTTTATTGAACCAAGATGTCACTAAAAAGTAGGAACCTTCTCAgtgggagtgtctatttctcagtcaacgaTCATAGTCAACCGATTAATATTTTCTCATAATTTGTATTTGTTGAATCTTGCACGAATCTCAGTGATTAGATCAGACGGTTGTTAGTGTCGACTTAGAAGTTATTATTTCTCAATcgccttagaaatagcaaaaccgatatTTTATTGGTTGATGAAAGATAGAATCACTAAGCAGGAGCTTAGAGGTGCACACATCGTAGGACTATGACATAAAGAAAGAGTTGCATAACATATACTCTACAACTATACGTCGTAATTAACTACAAAGGACGACATTCGGCTAGCAAGAGAAAAGAGCGAGAATGCTtgcactccctccgttcaataGGCTCTTCCATGTCAACTTTGTATTTTACGGAAAATGAAGGAACAAGTTCCGTTGATGAAGTAGAGAAATGCCACCAAAAGGAAATAAAGTCCCTTTATCCGTACAAATTGGTTCCTTCATCCTCTCACAGCTCGGTCAATGAATTACGCCTTTCATTTAAGTATACCTCACATTTCCTGGACAGTCGGATGCAAATACCAAGGAATTTGACTTGGAGTTAAACGGAAAATAAATGTCTCCTTTTCTGTTAGAGGTTATTCGATTCTTTGGTTGTGCTTGAACTACTAAAGCATAGACTTGTCATactgaaaaacaaaagatgtcttacaATTTAaaaagcaaaaataaaataaatagatgTCTTAGAATTTATAACCcaaaaaccaaaataaaaagatgTCTTACAATTTAAGAATCCAAAAATATGTAAACTGGAAGCGTGAATTGATGCTTGTATGCTGGAGGCGCACCTTCCTTCGACACATTatacatgcaaatgacgaaaACGCGTTCATTGTACAACAGCATACTACTAATATACTGAAAACTTAAAACAAAGACACACGCttatctttgttttgtttcctgaAATGTCATTTCCCAGTGGGATGCGCATATGTCATGGAGGGGCCCTCCCGGGGCGGCAAAAGTATTTGTTCTTGTTCTCCCCATGCATTGCTAGTGGGATGTGCGGTGAGCAGAGGCGGAAGGCCGCCCCGCCGCTCCCTACAAATACCCCCCGCCCCTTGCGTTCCACTTCTCATTATCATCGTGTGCCCTTCCACAACCCCAGCAGCTCGCCTTGTGCCTCAACAGCCAAAGGAGGAGTCAGTGTTGTTGCGAGACAGAGAGGAAAATCAGATCAAACCAGAGCGAAACCCAGACGCGCGTTAGAGTCTACCAAGCTTATCCCTCCGCCGTCCCCCTGAGCCTCTCTGTCAAAGCCGCTTATATAGCGCCGCCTCCCGGTTTGGCTTCCTCGTttcctctgcttcctctgtTTCATTCCTCACGAGGTAAAAAGGAAAATTCCAACACGAGCCACAGAAATATAAGCGCACGTACACACTTTCGCTCGTACGTACAGTAGTACTATCGCTGTACTCTGCGGTGTGCTGCTGCCTCTTTTCGGTGTAACCCTGCCGTGACTGACGCTAACCTGCGACAAGTCGAGCAGAGCTAGCTAGACATGGCACTGACGGTGTTCGAGACCGCGGAGCAGCGCCTGCCCTGCCACGTCGTCGAGCAcgccgatggcggcggcagcaaggtggtcgccgccgagcAGGCCGTGCCGCTGCAGGAGACGGACCACGGCGGCAACAACGAGGACAGCCAGCCGAGGCCAGAGAGGGACGACGTGTGGAACATGATCCAGTCGCAGGCGCAGACGAAGCCTGCTGCCGCCCCGGCAGCGAGGCAGCAGGGGCCGTCGTACGTGCGGCGGTCCTCCTCGAGCCTGCTCACCCAGAAGAGCCTGGAGATCTGCACCGAGAGCCTCGGCTCCGAGACCGGCTCCGACGGCTTCTCCGACGCCGGCACCGACCGCCaggactccgacgacgacgaacacgccagcgaggaggcggccgcaAATTTGAAGATGCCGGCCAGGGcgttcccgccgccgctgccgtcgctgGCCCGGCGCACGGTGGCGTCGACGCTGCAGATGCGGCAGCACCGCCGCGACGGCCGCCTGCTGGTCGAGGCCGTGCCCGTGCTGTCCACCACCCTGTTCCGCGCccagcgccgcggcggccgcctgcTCCTCTGCTTCGCCGACACCGCCTCGGACCAGGAGAAGAGCCGCGGCCCAGAACCCGAGAGCGACCCACAGGCCGAACAGGAAACCCACGAGGAGGacgtggtggtggaggaggaagaagatgaggaggtTGAGGTCGTGGACAGGGGCACGGTCGTGGAAGTCAAGGTGGTCAGCACGCAGCCGCAGGCGCACAGCACCGGAGCGCGGGTGCACCGCTCCTCGCTCGTCATCAACAAGTTCGTCGGCGCCGAGCCCGTC
This is a stretch of genomic DNA from Brachypodium distachyon strain Bd21 chromosome 1, Brachypodium_distachyon_v3.0, whole genome shotgun sequence. It encodes these proteins:
- the LOC100826694 gene encoding protein FAF-like, chloroplastic; protein product: MALTVFETAEQRLPCHVVEHADGGGSKVVAAEQAVPLQETDHGGNNEDSQPRPERDDVWNMIQSQAQTKPAAAPAARQQGPSYVRRSSSSLLTQKSLEICTESLGSETGSDGFSDAGTDRQDSDDDEHASEEAAANLKMPARAFPPPLPSLARRTVASTLQMRQHRRDGRLLVEAVPVLSTTLFRAQRRGGRLLLCFADTASDQEKSRGPEPESDPQAEQETHEEDVVVEEEEDEEVEVVDRGTVVEVKVVSTQPQAHSTGARVHRSSLVINKFVGAEPVGASEINDAAAPQKVPSTPPTVAAAAASALSAAQVEQLPEEGDDGTTSVGKPSEGKLLMTTRRRRSKQELLNHMRRCGQLSGQLFIWEPRVATSS